In Aquipuribacter hungaricus, the following proteins share a genomic window:
- a CDS encoding ABC transporter ATP-binding protein, translated as MPEAVVELDSVGVVRSRTHLLRDVDLTVEEGQRWVVLGPNGAGKTTLFDVMAARTFPSEGRATVLGETLGETDVSELRPRIGLSSATLAGQVPGREKVRDVVLTAAHGVVGRWREQYDDVDVARADQLLAAFGVTGLGDRTFGTLSEGERKRVLVARAVMTDPELLLLDEPAAGLDLRGREDLVRGLTSLALDPASPTTVLVTHHVEEIPPGFDHVLLMRAAQVVAAGPVETVLTAGALSDTFGTALELRLDDGRWAARAAR; from the coding sequence ATGCCGGAGGCCGTGGTCGAGCTGGACTCCGTGGGGGTGGTCCGCTCCCGCACCCACCTGCTGCGCGACGTGGACCTGACCGTCGAGGAGGGCCAGCGCTGGGTCGTGCTCGGCCCCAACGGCGCCGGCAAGACGACGCTCTTCGACGTCATGGCCGCGCGCACGTTCCCCAGCGAGGGCCGCGCGACCGTCCTCGGCGAGACCCTCGGCGAGACCGACGTCTCGGAGCTCCGGCCCCGGATCGGGCTGAGCAGCGCCACGCTCGCGGGGCAGGTGCCCGGCCGGGAGAAGGTGCGCGACGTCGTCCTCACGGCCGCCCACGGGGTGGTGGGCCGCTGGCGCGAGCAGTACGACGACGTCGACGTCGCCCGCGCGGACCAGCTGCTCGCCGCCTTCGGGGTGACCGGGCTCGGCGACCGCACGTTCGGCACGCTGTCGGAGGGCGAGCGCAAGCGCGTCCTCGTCGCCCGCGCCGTCATGACCGACCCCGAGCTGCTCCTGCTCGACGAGCCGGCCGCCGGGCTGGACCTGCGCGGCCGCGAGGACCTGGTCCGAGGCCTCACGTCGTTGGCGCTGGACCCGGCCTCGCCGACCACCGTGCTGGTGACCCACCACGTGGAGGAGATCCCGCCGGGCTTCGACCACGTCCTGCTCATGCGCGCCGCGCAGGTGGTCGCGGCGGGGCCTGTGGAGACCGTGCTGACGGCGGGGGCGCTGTCGGATACGTTCGGCACGGCGCTGGAGC